One window of Arvicola amphibius chromosome 6, mArvAmp1.2, whole genome shotgun sequence genomic DNA carries:
- the LOC119816178 gene encoding tubulin beta-2B chain, with translation MDSVRSGPFGQIFRPDNFVFGQSGAGNNWAKGHYTEGAELVDSVLDVVRKESESCDCLQGFQLTHSLGGGTGSGMGTLLISKIREEYPDRIMNTFSVMPSPKVSDTVVEPYNATLSVHQLVENTDETYCIDNEALYDICFRTLKLTTPTYGDLNHLVSATMSGVTTCLRFPGQLNADLRKLAVNMVPFPRLHFFMPGFAPLTSRGSQQYRALTVPELTQQMFDSKNMMAACDPRHGRYLTVAAIFRGRMSMKEVDEQMLNVQNKNSSYFVEWIPNNVKTAVCDIPPRGLKMSATFIGNSTAIQELFKRISEQFTAMFRRKAFLHWYTGEGMDEMEFTEAESNMNDLVSEYQQYQDATADEQGEFEEEEGEDEA, from the exons ATGGACTCAGTCAGGTCTGGACCATTTGGGCAGATTTTCAGGCCAGACAACTTCGTGTTCG GCCAGAGTGGTGCAGGCAATAACTGGGCAAAGGGCCACTACACAGAGGGTGCTGAGCTGGTGGACTCCGTCCTGGATGTAGTAAGGAAGGAGTCTGAAAGCTGTGACTGTCTCCAGGGCTTCCAGCTGACCCACTCACTGGGGGGAGGCACAGGCTCAGGCATGGGAACCCTGCTCATCAGCAAGATCCGAGAGGAGTACCCAGACCGCATCATGAACACCTTCAGCGTCATGCCCTCACCCAAGGTCTCTGACACCGTGGTGGAGCCCTACAATGCCACCCTCTCCGTGCACCAGCTGGTGGAGAACACAGATGAAACCTACTGCATTGACAACGAGGCCCTGTATGACATCTGCTTCCGCACCCTCAAGCTGACCACACCCACATATGGCGACCTCAACCACCTGGTGTCAGCCACCATGAGTGGGGTGACCACCTGCCTGCGCTTCCCAGGCCAGCTGAATGCAGATCTGCGCAAGCTGGCTGTGAACATGGTGCCCTTCCCACGCCTGCACTTCTTCATGCCAGGCTTCGCACCCCTGACCAGCAGGGGCAGCCAGCAGTACCGGGCCCTGACAGTGCCTGAGCTCACTCAGCAGATGTTCGACTCCAAGAATATGATGGCCGCCTGTGACCCACGCCATGGCCGCTACCTGACCGTGGCTGCCATCTTCCGGGGCCGCATGTCCATGAAGGAGGTGGACGAGCAGATGCTCAATGTGCAGAACAAGAACAGCAGCTACTTCGTGGAGTGGATCCCCAACAACGTGAAGACGGCCGTGTGTGACATCCCTCCCCGGGGCCTCAAGATGTCTGCCACCTTCATTGGCAACAGCACCGCCATCCAGGAGCTGTTCAAGCGCATCTCGGAGCAGTTCACTGCCATGTTCCGGCGCAAGGCTTTCCTGCACTGGTACACTGGCGAAGGCATGGACGAGATGGAGTTCACCGAGGCAGAGAGCAACATGAACGACCTGGTGTCTGAGTACCAGCAGTACCAGGATGCCACTGCAGATGAGCAGGGCGAGTTCGAGGAGGAGGAAGGCGAGGATGAGGCTTGA